Part of the Paenibacillus sp. FSL R7-0273 genome is shown below.
CAACGGGCCGGGCTTCAGCCCGTAGCTCAGCAGCAGTTCTGTATTCAGGCTGCCCGGACTGTCCTTCTCTGTTACCCGGTATCCGTAGCTGTCAATCCGGTGCTCCAGGAGACCAGCCTCCACCTTGAAGGTGTCATCCTCGAAGATCAGCCCGCCCGTGTGCTCTACAACCTCCAGCTTATAGGGAACACGGGACTGGCTGACGGATAAAGACACGTCCAGGAAAGCCTTCAGGCCCGGCGGGCCGTATACCGTCAGCGGCGCCGTACCTCCCTGATAGCCGCGGCTGGACAGCAGGCCGGGTAAGCCAAACAAGTGGTCACCATGCAGGTGGGTAATAAACAGCTTCTCCAGCTTGCCCAGCCGCAGCGGTGAACGCAATACCTGATGCTGCGTCCCTTCCCCGCAATCGAACATCCAGAAGCTGCGCCGTTCCTCCATCAGCCTGAGGGCTACGGAGGTTACATTGCGCTGCAGTGTCGGCACTCCGGCATTAGTGCCAAGAAAATAGATTTCCATTCAGATCCTTCCTTCTTCACGCTTAATATGCAGAGCGGCCTTAGCTGCTTAGTCTCTGTTCTGAATTTTACCCTTTTTTGGCGCTGAAAGCACCTTCACTTTCTTTTGCCCCGCAAACAGCATATTAATAAGCAAAAAACCTCCCGGTTACGGGAGGTCCGCTGCTGCAGGAGGAGGATGACTCCTCCTGCGCTTAGTTGTGGTTCAGGGCAGGGATATTACAGCTTCTCCACATTGAAATACTGCGCTTCCGGATGGGCAAAAACCATCGCCGAAACGGAGGCTTCCGGCTCCATCATGAAGCCGTCTGTAAGCTCTACACCGATGTCCTCCGGCTTCATCAGCTTAAACAATGGCCCTTGATCCTCCAGATCCGGGCAGGCCGGATATCCGAAGGATACACGGATGCCCTGGTACCGCGCGCCGTGCCGCTGCTTCATCGTCATATCCGCCGGATCAGGGAAGCCCCATGTATCCCGCATCATGTGATGGACGCGCTCGGCCAGTCCTTCGGCCACCTCCAGCGCAACTGCCTGCAGGGCATGGGAGCGCAGGTAATCCCCCTTCTCCTTCAGCACGGTCGACATTTCACGGACCCCGTGACCTGCCGTTACAACCAGGAAGCCGACGTAATCCATAATCCCGCTGTCCACCGGCTTCAGGAAGTCGGCAAGGCACAGATAAGGCTCTACACTCTGTCTAGGGAATGTAAAGGTATGCAGCACACTCGACTGGTCCTGCGGATCGTAGATCAGAATATCGTTGCCGCGCGACTGGGCCGGGAAGAACTGATACATCGCATGGGGGGCAATCGTCCCCTCAACCATCGCCTGATGCAGGATATCATCCACCGTCTCCTTGAGCTCAACTGTACGCGGGTCTCCGGCCGCGAGCTGGGCTTCCACCGAGCCGCGCAGGCCAAGATGATGGCCGAGCAGCATCTGCATATTCACATAAGGAACGATGTGGCCAAGCGGATAATTACGCAGCACATGCCGCTCCAGATCCGGCGGCGTGAACACCGGTGCATCCGCTGAAATCTTCGAGCGGACGGCCCGGGTCAATTCCGGCAGCTCCTGCTTCTGAGCAACCGCCACAGCAGCCTCGGCTTCCTCGCGCACCTCTTCCTCCAGCTTGACCCGCTCCAGCGGATTCATCAGCTTGTTGGCGATATCAAGCCCGTCCATCGCGTCCTTCGCATAGAGGACCAGGCCGTCATATTCCGGCCGGATCCGGGTCTTGGTGAACTTGCGGGTCAGCGCCGCACCTCCTACCAGAATAGGTACGTCAATGCCTGCGGAACGCAGATCCTGCGCAGTCGTGACCATCTGCTGCGCCGATTTAACCAGAAGGCCGGACAGGCCGATGGCATCCGCTTTTTCACGGCGGAAGGCTTCGATAATATTCTCCGGCGGTACCTTGATCCCCAGATTGATAATCTGGTAGCCGTTGTTGGACAGAATGATCTCCACCAGGTTTTTGCCGATGTCATGGACATCACCCTTAACGGTCGCCAGCATAATTTTGCCCTTCACAGCGGTCTCATCCTTCTGCATGAACTGCTCCAGATGAGCAACTGAAGCCTTCATTACTTCAGCGCTTTGCAGCACTTCTGCAACAATCAGCTCATTGTTGTTGAACAGCCGTCCCACTTCGGACATACCGGCCATCAGCGGACCGTTGATAATTTCCAGCGGACTGTCCTTGGTGAGAGCTTCATTCAGGTCAGGA
Proteins encoded:
- the rnz gene encoding ribonuclease Z, which codes for MEIYFLGTNAGVPTLQRNVTSVALRLMEERRSFWMFDCGEGTQHQVLRSPLRLGKLEKLFITHLHGDHLFGLPGLLSSRGYQGGTAPLTVYGPPGLKAFLDVSLSVSQSRVPYKLEVVEHTGGLIFEDDTFKVEAGLLEHRIDSYGYRVTEKDSPGSLNTELLLSYGLKPGPLYGRLKKGEDITTEDGTVIRAAEVVCEPKKGRIVTILGDTRPCPGSLPLAQGADLIIHEATFAHDLADMAYQYHHSTAAQAAELASQAGGRELLLTHFSSRYVNQEELAPLLAEAQAIFPQTLLAEEFCTFPVYRRK